The Gammaproteobacteria bacterium genome contains a region encoding:
- a CDS encoding MarC family protein, producing MMNGLLETGVNSLLLLFVTIDPIGIAPVFGTLAANLSDATRRRVATRAVWLSATILVVFALVGDPLLVALGVGLPAFRIAGGSLLFLLAVEMVFARRSGLRSTTRVELHEAGHRQDISVFPLAFPLLAGPGALTTILLLSSGHRDEPLVLAVVMAMLGLVLVMTWFALLLSGRLLRLLGETGTNVVGRLFGLLLAALAVQFMVDGVIAVLHDAGIG from the coding sequence ATGATGAATGGGCTGCTCGAAACGGGGGTGAACAGTTTACTGCTGCTGTTCGTCACCATTGATCCGATCGGTATCGCGCCGGTATTCGGCACGCTTGCGGCGAACCTGTCCGACGCGACGCGCCGGCGTGTCGCGACCCGGGCCGTGTGGCTGTCCGCCACCATCCTGGTGGTGTTTGCGTTGGTGGGCGATCCTCTGCTCGTCGCCCTGGGTGTGGGGCTGCCGGCATTCCGCATTGCGGGTGGCAGCCTGCTCTTTCTGCTGGCGGTCGAGATGGTATTCGCGCGCCGTTCAGGGCTGCGGTCGACGACCCGGGTCGAATTGCATGAGGCGGGCCATCGCCAGGACATCTCGGTATTCCCGTTGGCGTTTCCGCTGTTGGCCGGGCCCGGCGCACTGACCACTATTCTGCTGCTGTCGTCCGGGCACCGCGATGAGCCGCTCGTACTGGCCGTGGTCATGGCGATGCTGGGCCTGGTGCTGGTGATGACCTGGTTCGCGCTGCTGCTGTCGGGACGGTTACTGCGTCTGCTGGGCGAGACCGGGACCAATGTAGTCGGCCGTCTGTTCGGACTGCTGCTGGCGGCCCTGGCGGTACAATTCATGGTCGATGGGGTGATCGCCGTGCTGCATGACGCGGGCATCGGCTGA
- the djlA gene encoding co-chaperone DjlA: MGWWGTALGGAFGFLLGGPLGALLGAALGRRFDKGIDRIGLLGADPGDQERVQTAFFTATFAVMGHLAKVDGQITKDEIRLAESVMARMQLGADMRRTAIRLFDEGKAPDFDLDAVLDQFRRECRGRRHLLQMFIEIQLHACYADGAIHAEEDRVLRHICDRLGFSAREFAHLEALVRAARTFTGAGAGAGAGSWGARPGAPPSRDRLADAYQVLGVGRAATDAEIKTAYRRLMNQHHPDKLVAKGLPEEMIALATEKTQEIKAAYETVKAARGTR, translated from the coding sequence GTGGGTTGGTGGGGTACTGCACTGGGTGGGGCTTTCGGTTTTCTTCTGGGTGGTCCGCTGGGGGCGCTGCTGGGCGCGGCACTGGGCCGGCGGTTCGACAAGGGTATCGATCGCATCGGTCTGCTCGGCGCCGATCCCGGCGACCAGGAACGGGTGCAGACGGCCTTCTTCACTGCGACCTTCGCCGTAATGGGGCATCTCGCCAAGGTCGACGGGCAGATAACGAAAGACGAGATCCGGCTGGCCGAATCGGTGATGGCGCGCATGCAGCTCGGTGCCGACATGCGTCGTACCGCCATCCGCTTGTTCGACGAAGGCAAGGCGCCGGACTTCGATCTGGACGCCGTACTCGACCAGTTCCGCCGCGAATGTCGCGGCCGGCGGCATCTCCTGCAGATGTTCATCGAGATCCAACTGCATGCCTGCTACGCCGACGGCGCCATCCATGCCGAGGAGGACCGTGTGCTCCGGCACATCTGCGACCGGCTCGGCTTCAGCGCCCGGGAGTTCGCCCACCTGGAGGCGCTGGTGCGCGCCGCACGCACCTTCACGGGTGCCGGCGCGGGTGCCGGCGCCGGTTCGTGGGGGGCGCGTCCCGGCGCGCCGCCCTCGCGCGACCGCCTGGCCGACGCCTACCAGGTGCTGGGCGTAGGGCGCGCTGCCACCGACGCCGAGATCAAGACGGCCTATCGGCGGCTGATGAATCAACATCATCCCGACAAGCTCGTCGCCAAAGGGCTACCCGAGGAGATGATCGCGCTGGCGACCGAGAAGACCCAGGAGATCAAGGCCGCCTATGAGACCGTCAAGGCGGCCCGCGGGACCAGGTGA
- a CDS encoding alpha/beta hydrolase family protein, which translates to MRLQKRLSLLVFLAAITAAAGVRASDTDKEQRWADQIVDALLVGEAEWLEADGHKFLAIFTEDRSGTPKGGAIILHGIGVHPDWAEVIYPLRTGLPDYGWATLSIQMPILPNEAGVQDYIPLIAEAGPRIRAAQTFLKTKGIEPVALIAHSLGATMASATLADQGDLGLGGFVAIGMSGSALDPQLDTTAQLARLALPILDLYGSRDLDTVLTAVPPRAAAMRKAGHGRFRQIEVEGADHFFVGLDDELVRRVRGWLEQNVTAGAGKSPRKPAKPASPANDNDKAAP; encoded by the coding sequence AAAAACGCTTGAGCCTGCTTGTTTTTTTAGCGGCGATCACGGCGGCGGCCGGGGTCCGCGCCTCCGACACGGACAAGGAACAGCGCTGGGCCGATCAGATCGTCGATGCGCTGCTGGTCGGCGAGGCGGAATGGCTGGAGGCCGACGGCCACAAATTCCTCGCCATCTTTACGGAAGATCGGAGCGGCACCCCCAAGGGTGGCGCCATCATCCTGCACGGCATCGGCGTGCATCCCGACTGGGCGGAGGTCATCTACCCGCTGCGCACCGGGCTGCCGGACTATGGCTGGGCGACACTGTCCATCCAGATGCCGATCCTGCCCAACGAGGCCGGGGTACAGGACTATATCCCATTGATCGCCGAGGCGGGGCCGCGTATCCGGGCGGCACAAACCTTCCTGAAGACCAAGGGTATCGAGCCCGTTGCACTCATCGCCCACAGTCTGGGCGCCACCATGGCCAGCGCGACGCTGGCGGACCAGGGTGACCTGGGTCTGGGCGGTTTCGTCGCCATTGGCATGAGCGGCAGCGCGCTCGACCCACAGCTCGACACCACGGCTCAGCTCGCCAGGCTGGCACTGCCCATTCTGGACCTGTACGGTAGCCGGGACCTGGATACCGTGCTGACTGCGGTACCACCACGCGCCGCTGCCATGCGCAAGGCCGGCCATGGACGGTTCCGTCAGATCGAGGTCGAGGGCGCGGATCATTTCTTCGTCGGGCTGGACGATGAGCTGGTGCGCCGCGTGCGTGGCTGGCTGGAGCAGAACGTCACGGCCGGCGCCGGAAAGTCGCCCCGGAAACCGGCAAAACCCGCATCTCCTGCAAACGACAACGACAAGGCCGCACCATGA
- a CDS encoding CopD family protein has translation MSLLFPLHLLAAVVWVGGMFFAYMALRPAAATVLPPPQRLPLWTQTFRRFFPWVWITVVLLPVTGYGMIFGALGGMGQVGLYVHLMQGLGWLMILLYMHLYFAPFRRLQRAVVIEDWPAGGAELARIRQTIGINLILGLIVVAIAGGGRYL, from the coding sequence ATGTCCCTGCTCTTCCCCTTGCATCTGCTGGCCGCCGTCGTCTGGGTCGGCGGCATGTTCTTCGCCTACATGGCGCTGCGCCCGGCAGCGGCGACCGTGCTGCCGCCGCCGCAGCGGCTGCCGTTGTGGACGCAGACCTTCCGGCGCTTCTTCCCGTGGGTGTGGATCACCGTCGTGCTGTTACCGGTCACCGGCTACGGGATGATCTTCGGCGCACTCGGCGGCATGGGTCAGGTCGGCCTGTACGTGCATCTCATGCAGGGCCTGGGGTGGCTGATGATCCTGCTCTACATGCACCTGTACTTCGCGCCGTTCCGGCGCCTGCAGCGCGCCGTGGTGATCGAGGACTGGCCGGCCGGCGGCGCCGAGCTCGCCCGTATCCGCCAGACCATCGGCATCAATCTCATCCTGGGACTGATCGTCGTCGCCATCGCCGGCGGCGGGCGGTATCTCTAA